Below is a genomic region from Mycolicibacterium neworleansense.
GGCCGGTGGCCTGACCCTTGAGCTGCCAGGTGAGCTCGCACACCTGCGCGATGGCCTGGGCCGGGATGGCCTCGCCGAAGCAGGCCAGACCGCCCGACGGGTTCACCGGGACGCGGCCGCCGATCGTCGTCGCGCCGGAGCGCAGCAACTGCTCGCCTTCGCCCTTGGCGCACAGACCCAGGTGCTCGTACCAGTCCAGCTCCAGCGCGGTGGACAGGTCGTACACCTCGGCCAGGCTGACGTCCTCGGGGCCGATCCCGGCCTCGGCGTAGGCCGCGTCGAGGATCTGATCTTTGAACACGCGTTCCGGTGCGGCCACCACGGCAGTGGAATCCGTTGCGATATCCGGCAATTCGGGCAGGTGTTGCGGGTAGCGCGGGGTCACGGTCGAGATGGCGCGCACCGACGGCACACCCTCCACCGAGCCCAAGTGCTTCTCCGCGAACGACTTGCTCGCCACGATCAGCGCGGCCGCGCCGTCGGAGGTGGCGCAGATGTCGAGCTGACGCAGCGGATCGGAAACCACCGGGCTGGCCAGCACATCCTCGATCGCGGATTCCTTGCGGTAGCGCGCATTCGGGTTCTGCAGGCCATGGCGGGAGTTCTTCACCTTCACCTGGGCGAAGTCCTCCGCGGTGGCCCCGTAGAGGTCCATCCGGCGGCGGGCCAGCAGGGCGAAGTACACCGGGTTCATCGCGCCGAGCAGGTGGAAGCGCTGCCAGTCCGGGTCGTTCTTGCGTTCTCCGCCGACGGGGGCGAACGCACCCTTGGGCGTCGTGTCGGCGCCGATCACCAGCGCGACATCGCAGAATCCGGCCAGGATCTGGGCGCGGGCGCTCTGCAGCGCCTGCGAGCCCGACGCGCAGGCCGCATAGCTCGACGACACCGGCACGCCGTTCCAGCCCAGCTTCTGGGCGAACGTCGACCCGGCGATGAAGCCCGGGTAGCCGTTGCGGATCGTGTCGGCTCCGGCGATGAACTGGATCTGCTGCGCGTCCAGGCCGGCTTCGGCCAGGGCGGCGCGGGCGGCGACGACGCCGTACTCGGTGAAGTCACGTCCCCATTTGCCCCACGGGTGCATACCCGCGCCGAGGATGTACAGCGGTTCGGGTGCGCTCATCAGGCGATCCTCCAGGCGTGGGTGGTGCGCTCGACGCCCTCGTCGTCGGTGTAGAGCGTCATGGTGGTCAGCTCCATCTCCATACCGACCTTGAGATCAGCGGCCAGCGTGCCCTCGACGACCTTGCCGAGCACGATGAGGCCTTCGTCGGCCAACTCGACCGCGGCGATCGCGAACGGCTCGAACGGATCGGTCTTGGGATACGGTGCGGGCGGAAGGTACCGGTTCTCCGTGTAGCTCCACACCTTTCCGCGGCGGGACAGCGGGACCAGATCAAGGGTGTCGCTGTCACAGGCCGGGTTGGGGCAGTTGTTCTCGCGCGGCGGGAACACGTAGGTGGCGCACTGGGTGCACTTGCCGCCGATCAGATGGGTGGCACCGGCGTCGTCGGTGGCGAACCATCCGTCGATCGCGGGTTGCGAAGATGCTGCTGGCACGCGGCCAGCCTAAACGATCAAGACCCCAGAACTGAAACGTGTTGCAGTTTTGTCCCGCGCATCAGGAAATTCCGTTGAAGAGTACGAAACAGTTTCGTACTCTTCGAGCATGGTTCGAGGTATGGAGCGTGAGCAGGCCGTGCTGGCCGCGACGGCCGAGCTGCTCGTGGAACGGGGATACCAGGCACTGACGATCGATGCGGTGGCCGCACGGGCCGGTGCCAGCAAGGCGACCATCTACCGCCGGTGGCCGAACAAGGCCCAGTTGGTTCGGGCCACGCTGGACGCCACCGATGCGGCCCGGAATGCGCAACTGCCCGATACCGGACAATTGCGCAGCGACCTGTTCGCCGTGATGGACGCCGTTGCCCAGGAGGTCGCCGACCCGCTGACGCGGGTGACCGCCGAACTCGCGACGCTCATGCGCCATGACACTCAGCTGGCTGAGGCCATCCGCGAACATCTCGCCAAGGAGGAGCTCTCGCCGTTTCACCATGCGTTGCAACGGGCGATCACCCGCGGGGACATCGCCGGGGACACCGACGTCGAACTCATCCATGACGTGGCCGAGGCGATGATCCTGCGGCAGGTGCACCTCGACTTACCGGTCGACGCGGCGTTCAGCGCACGGCTGATCGATGACATTCTGCTGATCCTGCTCGGGGCCGGTGGCCGATGACCATCGTGATCGCCGGCGCCGGCCCGACCGGACTCACCCTGGCCATCGAACTGGCCCGGCGCGGCGTGCCGTGCCGAGTGTTGGACCAGGCGACGACGCTGTTTCCCGGCTCACGCGGTAAGGGCTTGCAGCCACGCACGCTGGAGGTTTTCGACGACCTCGGCGTGATCGGCGCCGTGCTGGCTGCGGGTGAGCCGTTTCCGCCGATGCGGCTGTACCGCGGTACGGAGGTGGTGTGGGAGAAACCGGTCTACGAGCTGTTGGGGCTGCCCGAGCTGGAACCGTCCTCGGCGGTGCCGTACCCCTACACCTGGCTGATCCCGCAGTGGCGCACCGACCAGATCTTGGCGGCGCGATTTGCCGAACTCGGCGGCACCATCGAGTTCGGCACCCAGGTAACGGATTTCACGCAGGACGACGACGGCGTCACGGTAGAGACCGATCGCGGTGCGATTCGTGCCGACTACCTGGTCGGCGCCGATGGTGGCCGCAGCACGGTACGAAAGGCGTCCGGAGTCGCGTTCCTCGGCGGTGCGCTCACCGAGGAACGCATCATCGTGGGTGACGTACGGGCTGCCGGGCTCGACGGCCGCTTCTGCCACCTGCTGACCCGTGACGGAGACCAGTCGAGGCGGTTCTCGCTGTGGAATCTTCCCGGCAGTGAGCACTACCAGCTGGTGGTCACCATGGCCCCGGGCGAGGACCCGCCTGCGCTGACCCTCGACGGTATGCAGGCGGTGCTGGGCCAGCGGTCGGGCCGCCGGGACATCACGCTGTCGGACCTGCGATGGATCTCGCTCTACCGGGTTAATCTACTTATGGCGCAACACTTCCGGATGGGGAGAGTGCTCCTGGCGGGCGACGCGGCCCACGTGCATTCGCCGGCCGGGGGACAGGGCGTCAACACCGGGGTGCAGGATGCCTACAACCTCGGCTGGAAACTGGCCGCCGTTTGGGCCGGCGGGCCCGACGCCCTGCTGGACAGCTATGAGGCCGAACGCCTGCCTGTGGCTGCCGATGTGCTCCACCTCAGCGGCGCGTTGCACAGCCAGGGCTTCGCCGCGACCGGGCCCGCGCCTTCGTCGATCCACCAACTGGACATCAGCTACCGGGGAGGTCCGCTCGCCGCACCGGGTGGCAACCCGGCTGGGGAGTTGCAGGCCGGTGACCGGGCTCCCGACGCCCTGCTGCCCGACGGCCGCAGGCTGTTCGACGTGTTACGCGGACCACACTGGACCGTGCTGCAGTTCGGTCAGGGATCAGTCGATTTCGGGGTTCCGCTGGTGCGCATGGCGCCAAATGCCGACTACGACGTGCCCGCAGGCTGTTATGTGCTGGTCCGTCCTGACGGATACATCGGTGCGATCGACACACAGCCCGGGGTCATTCGTGATCAAGTTCGTCGAGGACGGGAGCCGATCCGCGGGCCGCGTCAAGCAGAATCCGGACCAGATCATTGTGGTTGTCGCGCATGAGGTTGTGCGCACCGTCGAGCGAATAGGTCCTCCAGGCGGGATCCATCCGCAGCCGCTCGTAGGTGGGGGCAAACGGCGACTCCGTCGGCCAGCGCTGCGCGTAGACGAAGGTCCGACGGATATCCGACGGCTCGGTGCCGAGCCGGATCGGTTGCAGCAGTGTCGCCAGCGGATGTGCGGTCGCGCGCTCGTCGAAGAACGGCAGCGGGGGCACGCCGTAGCCCGTCGTATCGACGTCGATGTACCACCGGCGTTGCTCGTCATTGGTCAGGGTCCAGCAGGATTCGCCGTCGCGCGGCACGAACGCGTCGAGGTAGACCAGTGAATCAACCTGCTCCGGAATCCGATCCGCGACAGCGGTGATGACCATGCCGCCGTAGCTGTGCCCAGCCAGAACCGCACCGGCCACCTGTTGGGCTTGCATCTCGGCGATCACATCGGCGATGTGGGTGTCCAGGTTGACTCCACCATTGGCCAGGTGGGCACGCTCGGCCACCCCGGTCAGTGTGGGCGTCAGCACCCGGTGCCCTTCGGTGCGCAAGGCCGCGGCGAGTTCGTCGAAGCACCACCCGCCGTGGCAGGCGCCCGGTACCAGAACGAACGTTGTCATCGGGAACTCCTGTCTGCGAAAGTGTTTCGCCGGTAGTCGGCGGTGACGCGCGCCAGCTCATCGGGACTTCCGGCGTGCATCTCACGATTGGCGTGCACCACTGCCGTCGTCTCGGGGATCCTGCGGGCCTCGTATCCGGCGACTCCGCGGCCGGCGGCCAGCTCGTCGGCGAGGGCGCGGGCGTCGAGGATGGCCTGCGAGCCGCCGTTGGCGCCGACGGGATACATCGGGTGTGCGGCGTCGCCCACCAACGTGACGCGTCGAGTACCCCAGTGCGGCAAAGGTTCCCGGTCGACCATGGGATACTCGAATACGGCTTCGGACCGGTGCACCAGTTCGGCCGGATCCAGCCAGTCCAGGCGCCAGCCCGACATATGGGCGGCCACGCACGCGGGATCGACGTGAGTGTTCCAGTTCGCGTCGCCGGGGAGTGGGCCGGGAGCGGCTTCGTCGACCTGCAAAACCCAGTTCACCAGATCACCGCCGATCGGATAGGTGACCAACTCGACGCCGTCGGCACCTTTGACGATGGCCATCGTGCGGCCGTCGAGAAACGGCCGTATCCGGCTCGCGCCCCGGAACATCCGAACCCCCGACCAGGCCAGCCCATCAGGGCCTGGATGCAGTCGGCGGCGTACCTTCGAGTGCACCCCGTCGGCGCCGACGAGAACTTCGGCGGTGAATTCCCCGGCGCGACTGGTCACCCGGACGTGGTGGTCGGTTTCCTCGAATGCGGTGACGGCGGCGCCGGTGCGAACGGCGTCGGCGCCCAAGCGGGTTCGAACCGCGTCGAGCAGCAGCATCTGCAACCGGCCGCGGTGTACCGAGCACTGCGGGTAGCCGTAGCCGCCCTCGACTCCGCGGGGCTCTCGGAACAGCAGCGTGCCGTCGGAACGGTAGAAATCGATGACTGCCGGGGTGGCCGAGATGTCCAGCAGGGCCTCGCCGACGCCGAGGTCGGTCAGTTCACGTACTGCGTGCGGCAGCAGGTTGATCCCCACGCCCAGCGCCCGCAGCTCGTGGGCGCTTTCCAGCACCGTAACCTGAAAACCCTTGGCGTGCAGGGTGAGTGCAGTGGTGAGGCCGCCGATGCCGGCCCCGGCGATGACGATCTGTTGGGTGGGCATGACTCCAGCCTCGTCAGTGCCCAATGATAAGTCCAATACATAGTCAGTCCAGAAACTATTGTGATTGCTTATGGAACTGCGTCAGTTCGAATACTTCGTCGCGGTGGCCGAGGAGGCCAACTTCACCCGCGCAGCCGAGCGAGTGCATGTTGCGCAACCGGCGGTCAGCGCGCAGATCCGCCACCTGGAGCGCGAACTCGGCCAGCAACTGTTCGATCGCAGCCGGCGTGCAGTCCGGTTGACCGCCGCCGGTGAAGCCGTGTTGCCGCACGCCCGGGCCGCCTTGGCTGCGGTGGCCGCTGCCCGCACCGCCGTCGAGGAGCTCGGGGAGTTGGTTCGCGGCGCAGTGGTGGTGGGCACCGTGACGGCCCACGACTTCGACATGGCGGGGCTGCTCGCGCAGTTCCACGCGGCCCACCCGCTCGTCGACATCACATTGACCACCGACGAGTCCGACGCACTGCTGGACGGTCTGCACTCAGGGCGGCTCGATGCGGCCATCGTGTCGGTGGGCGCCGCACTTCCCGCCGGGTTGGATGCCGAGGTGGTGACCGATCAGCGCATCGTCGCGGCGGTGGCCGGTGACCATCCGTGGCGCCGACGCCGCACCGTGGCGCTGCGCGATCTCGTCGACCATCCGGTGATTGCGCTACCGGCCGGGGCCGGGATCCGTCACCAGTTCGATCACGCGTGTCGTGCGGCCGGGGTGGCGGCGCGGGTCGCGTTCGAGGCGAGCACCCCGCACGCGCTGGCCGAACTCGCCGAGCGTGGGCTGGGAGTCGCGGTGTTGCCGGAATCGGTGGCCTTCACCCGGACCGCGCTGCACCCGCTTCCCATCACGCCGGAGCTGCGCGGCCGGTTGGTGTTCGCGTGGCGGACGCAGGGACCGATGAGCCCGGCTGCCAGGGTCCTGGTCGAGATGGCTCGTCGTCGTCTGCGCGTCGGTGGGCCCGCCGCCTCTTAGCGTTAGCGTGTGGGTTGTAGGGATCGAGCGCGGGCGAGAGCCACTTCTGTACCGAGTTCCGCACGTACCTCGGGGTTTTCGGCGTAGGTCCGCACGTAGCTGTACAGCAGGTAGGGGTCGACATCGAACTGTCGGCAGTCGAATTCGATCATCGGTACCGGTGGCAGGCGGTCGATGCGCCAGAGCCGCGTGGTGCACCGGCGGTTCCAATCCGCATTGGCATACCCGACTGCGAGGATGACCGGATAACCGTTGGTCGCCGCTTTGACGGCTGCGATGTCCGACCAGTTCAGTCGCGACTCGAAGCTCCATCCGCGTTGGGCAATGCCCTGGCTCGACAGTATGACGCCACCACGGCGGATACGCCCGCAGATCGCTGACGCGATGAACGACGCGAACACAATGCCGAGGGCGCTGGTTACCACCGCAAAGCCCGGAAACCCCTCATCCTGGTGGATGAGTATGTCGACCGAAGCCATGACACAAAAGACCATGCAGCACCCCATCAAGGCGACGAGGATCGTGAATTGGCTGGTCGAGTAGCGGATTTCAGTCCCCGGGGTGTTGTCTCGCTCGATCGCCGTCCGGACCGACGACGACAGTCCCCCTCGACGGTGTCGCACAACGAGGCCGTATGCGACACCGAGAACCAGCAACAGTGCGAACAATAGAAAGTACTTGAGCGCTATGAAATTGCCCGCCGCTGCGGCCACGATTCCGAAAAGGGCGGAGATGACGGCGAATGCGAGGAGTCCCGCGACCGAGAGGTAGTACCGCAAACCGTTATGTGTGTCCGTCCACCCATCGGGAGTGTCTCGATACTCAGAAGATCGCATCCCACGCACCTTTGACAAGTCCTCCAACTGCTCGCCCGGTATCGGCCACCGCTGAGGCGCCATCGCTGATGGCGGTGCCGAGGCTACCGATGCCGTTCTGGTAGAGAGAATCGACGGCACCGGAGGTGAATATCCCTACGCCTGCTCCGACCAACGCACCCACCGCAGTTCCCACGACTGGTACAGGGATCGCCGTACCGATGAGCGCGCCGGCGGCGACCGAAGCGCCGAAACCAGCGGCTCCGGATACGATGGCTTGGTCGACGTCTTTGCCGTTGGCGATGTCGTACACGACACCAGCCACTGCAAGACCCCCGCCGACTTTGAGGCCGATCCGACCAGCATTCGCCTTGGTGCTCTGTGCTCCCTTCGCTACATCGTCGGCTTGGTTAGCGAGGCTGCGAGCGTGATCAATGTCCCGATAGATCATGGCGGCCGGCGTGCCAGCGGGTGCTGATTTTGCTAATGCCAGAGTTCTTGCCGACTCATCGGCCAAGAACTTGGAATGTTTTGCCATTGTTGAGACGTTCAGGTCGACAAGTGTGGCGGCCCCGCCATTAATCAAATCAGCTACCACAAAGAACCATTTAGTCCTGAGGTCTGCCCAGGCATTCTTGAGGGTGTCTGCACCGAGCTTCTCAATGGTTCGAGCGGCCTCCGCGGCGTGGAATGCCGCATTGTACGCGTCAACTGTTGCGTCCTCAACGGAATCTTGAATGATGAAACCGTCTACGGATAACCCGGCATTCATTGCGACGTCGCGAATTGTTTGCATCTCAGTTTGGGCGCGTTCGAGTTCTGCCGCAAATTCATCGATTGTCTGAGCGCCGCTGGCGACGGCAGTTTTCAGTCCGTCAACCTTCGTTGCGCCACTTGCCATTCGTGCAGTGAAAGCGTCCCCGGCTTCACCGTGCCAGTCGGCAGTTGCCGTCGTCCGGGCAGCATGAATCTCGTCCGTTGTGTGCGAGACCTTGCTCTCCAGAGTCGACCGGAGCCAGTCAGCTGCCGAGCGGACGGAACTGGGATCCCCCTCAATCTCTGTGTCAATTGGCACTCATTCACCCCGTCTGCATGGCTTCATTTAGCGCCTCGGCGCCTGCTTCGTCCTGTCCGCGATAACTCGCGCTCGCTGAAGCGACCCCATTCGCTACTGCTTTGACAGCTATGACGAGTTGGCCAGCGTTGTCGGTTAGCTGTGCCAGAATCCCCAGAATCGCTGGTGTTCCCAATCCGCCGTCAACGGACGCTGGCGCCGAGGCGCTCGCGCTGTCGAGGTCGGAACTGGCGCTCGACAAAGACTGAGATATCTTGTCGAGCGATTCGTGATTGATATAAAGCGTCACTTTTGCCCCCGGCGTTGTTCGATGGGAATCTCAATATCGAGCATCAGCAATTGAAAAGGATGCAATTTCTGCAATTGGGAGAGGATGGCCGTCGGTACTACAATCCAGGCCTGATCCTCGCCACAGCATTCGTGAAGTCGGTCAAGTGCCGAATATGCAAGGAGTGCAGTCCTTCCGTCCCGCGTCTCACGCATGTCGATCCGCGCATCGTTTGGATCATCGACTGACTCTGCGCACGGTAGGTATACGACCGGCGGAAAGTCCCGTGGAATCGGTTTGGAGTCCGATCGCTTCTCGCAGGCACCGTCCGCGCCCTCGACATGGTGGTGAACCGGCGGCGTTTCCACTCGATCTCGCGTGGGGTGTGGGAAGGAATTCCTTGCTTGCTGGACCGGGACCGCCTGCGTGGATGTAACGCCAACCGGGGGGTCCCAGCGATTGTGGGTGGGGTTCGCCAGCTGTGAATCGACCGGAACGTGACCTGTAGGTCGTCCTCGCTCATTCGCAGATGCCGCGCCACGATTCGTTGGTTCCGAATCGTCCATCAGCTTGAATCCCCCTCGCGTAGGCGCCCGTCGCCGCTCGTGCCGGTGTCTAGCAAACCGACAGTCCGCGGTTTTCCTGTGCCAGGCTAGCAACGAGTCGATGCCCAGTCGTGCGGCAATTTTCGGCCCACGGTGCGAGCTCCCACCTCTCGCGGCACGTGTGGGGATGGTAGTTGTGGATCCCGAGCCGGCAACTGTGTCGGCCTCTCGTCCTGCCGGAACTGCGCATGCGCTGTGGAAGCGCAGCTGGATACAAAATCACCCTTCTTGCCGCTGGCAGGAGCCATGTGCGGGAGACACGCGATGACCTGTTTCGCTGGGCCGCGTGCAGTTGCGGCTGAGGTTTTCCTTGGCGATCGTGTGCGAGGTAATGATTGCCGCGGGCATCTCCGTTTGCGGTAGCCCGAATCTGAGCCTGCATAGGTGTCGTTGTCGGGACCGCTGCATAGAGTGAGGGCCGTGAGCCCCGCGAAGACCGAGACGAAGAACGCACCGAACCCGACCGCCGACGACAAGCCCACACTGATGCTGCTCGACGGCAATTCGCTGGCTTTCCGGGCGTTCTACGCGTTGCCGGCCGAGAATTTCAAGACCCAGGGCGGGCTGACCACCAACGCGGTCTACGGGTTCACCTCGATGCTGATCAACCTGCTGCGTGACGAGCAGCCCAGCCACGTGGCGGCCGCGTTCGACGTGTCACGGCAGACCTTCCGCAAGGACAAGTACCCCGAATACAAGGAAGGCCGGTCGGCGACACCCGACGAGTTCCGCGGCCAG
It encodes:
- a CDS encoding lipid-transfer protein, encoding MSAPEPLYILGAGMHPWGKWGRDFTEYGVVAARAALAEAGLDAQQIQFIAGADTIRNGYPGFIAGSTFAQKLGWNGVPVSSSYAACASGSQALQSARAQILAGFCDVALVIGADTTPKGAFAPVGGERKNDPDWQRFHLLGAMNPVYFALLARRRMDLYGATAEDFAQVKVKNSRHGLQNPNARYRKESAIEDVLASPVVSDPLRQLDICATSDGAAALIVASKSFAEKHLGSVEGVPSVRAISTVTPRYPQHLPELPDIATDSTAVVAAPERVFKDQILDAAYAEAGIGPEDVSLAEVYDLSTALELDWYEHLGLCAKGEGEQLLRSGATTIGGRVPVNPSGGLACFGEAIPAQAIAQVCELTWQLKGQATGRQVEGAKVGVTANQGLFGHGSSVIVAR
- a CDS encoding Zn-ribbon domain-containing OB-fold protein, whose translation is MPAASSQPAIDGWFATDDAGATHLIGGKCTQCATYVFPPRENNCPNPACDSDTLDLVPLSRRGKVWSYTENRYLPPAPYPKTDPFEPFAIAAVELADEGLIVLGKVVEGTLAADLKVGMEMELTTMTLYTDDEGVERTTHAWRIA
- a CDS encoding TetR/AcrR family transcriptional regulator, which encodes MVRGMEREQAVLAATAELLVERGYQALTIDAVAARAGASKATIYRRWPNKAQLVRATLDATDAARNAQLPDTGQLRSDLFAVMDAVAQEVADPLTRVTAELATLMRHDTQLAEAIREHLAKEELSPFHHALQRAITRGDIAGDTDVELIHDVAEAMILRQVHLDLPVDAAFSARLIDDILLILLGAGGR
- a CDS encoding FAD-dependent monooxygenase; protein product: MTIVIAGAGPTGLTLAIELARRGVPCRVLDQATTLFPGSRGKGLQPRTLEVFDDLGVIGAVLAAGEPFPPMRLYRGTEVVWEKPVYELLGLPELEPSSAVPYPYTWLIPQWRTDQILAARFAELGGTIEFGTQVTDFTQDDDGVTVETDRGAIRADYLVGADGGRSTVRKASGVAFLGGALTEERIIVGDVRAAGLDGRFCHLLTRDGDQSRRFSLWNLPGSEHYQLVVTMAPGEDPPALTLDGMQAVLGQRSGRRDITLSDLRWISLYRVNLLMAQHFRMGRVLLAGDAAHVHSPAGGQGVNTGVQDAYNLGWKLAAVWAGGPDALLDSYEAERLPVAADVLHLSGALHSQGFAATGPAPSSIHQLDISYRGGPLAAPGGNPAGELQAGDRAPDALLPDGRRLFDVLRGPHWTVLQFGQGSVDFGVPLVRMAPNADYDVPAGCYVLVRPDGYIGAIDTQPGVIRDQVRRGREPIRGPRQAESGPDHCGCRA
- a CDS encoding alpha/beta fold hydrolase, producing the protein MTTFVLVPGACHGGWCFDELAAALRTEGHRVLTPTLTGVAERAHLANGGVNLDTHIADVIAEMQAQQVAGAVLAGHSYGGMVITAVADRIPEQVDSLVYLDAFVPRDGESCWTLTNDEQRRWYIDVDTTGYGVPPLPFFDERATAHPLATLLQPIRLGTEPSDIRRTFVYAQRWPTESPFAPTYERLRMDPAWRTYSLDGAHNLMRDNHNDLVRILLDAARGSAPVLDELDHE
- a CDS encoding FAD-dependent monooxygenase, producing the protein MPTQQIVIAGAGIGGLTTALTLHAKGFQVTVLESAHELRALGVGINLLPHAVRELTDLGVGEALLDISATPAVIDFYRSDGTLLFREPRGVEGGYGYPQCSVHRGRLQMLLLDAVRTRLGADAVRTGAAVTAFEETDHHVRVTSRAGEFTAEVLVGADGVHSKVRRRLHPGPDGLAWSGVRMFRGASRIRPFLDGRTMAIVKGADGVELVTYPIGGDLVNWVLQVDEAAPGPLPGDANWNTHVDPACVAAHMSGWRLDWLDPAELVHRSEAVFEYPMVDREPLPHWGTRRVTLVGDAAHPMYPVGANGGSQAILDARALADELAAGRGVAGYEARRIPETTAVVHANREMHAGSPDELARVTADYRRNTFADRSSR
- a CDS encoding LysR family transcriptional regulator, translating into MELRQFEYFVAVAEEANFTRAAERVHVAQPAVSAQIRHLERELGQQLFDRSRRAVRLTAAGEAVLPHARAALAAVAAARTAVEELGELVRGAVVVGTVTAHDFDMAGLLAQFHAAHPLVDITLTTDESDALLDGLHSGRLDAAIVSVGAALPAGLDAEVVTDQRIVAAVAGDHPWRRRRTVALRDLVDHPVIALPAGAGIRHQFDHACRAAGVAARVAFEASTPHALAELAERGLGVAVLPESVAFTRTALHPLPITPELRGRLVFAWRTQGPMSPAARVLVEMARRRLRVGGPAAS
- a CDS encoding DUF1269 domain-containing protein, encoding MASGATKVDGLKTAVASGAQTIDEFAAELERAQTEMQTIRDVAMNAGLSVDGFIIQDSVEDATVDAYNAAFHAAEAARTIEKLGADTLKNAWADLRTKWFFVVADLINGGAATLVDLNVSTMAKHSKFLADESARTLALAKSAPAGTPAAMIYRDIDHARSLANQADDVAKGAQSTKANAGRIGLKVGGGLAVAGVVYDIANGKDVDQAIVSGAAGFGASVAAGALIGTAIPVPVVGTAVGALVGAGVGIFTSGAVDSLYQNGIGSLGTAISDGASAVADTGRAVGGLVKGAWDAIF
- a CDS encoding SAV_915 family protein produces the protein MDDSEPTNRGAASANERGRPTGHVPVDSQLANPTHNRWDPPVGVTSTQAVPVQQARNSFPHPTRDRVETPPVHHHVEGADGACEKRSDSKPIPRDFPPVVYLPCAESVDDPNDARIDMRETRDGRTALLAYSALDRLHECCGEDQAWIVVPTAILSQLQKLHPFQLLMLDIEIPIEQRRGQK